A DNA window from Aspergillus nidulans FGSC A4 chromosome I contains the following coding sequences:
- a CDS encoding protein hypA (transcript_id=CADANIAT00007305) has product MGVDPLSPIAPARLRALILPVGRIKRSRFLSFAARLQAENVVRLGDISPDARPNRNMFSPLAFPTGIILYDLSFSMPPISHLELYPFEIFREPLVVLAIADGTELTGDTTQTGPESSTDKPSKPKGLEQLEQELDLLREKNPRALVHQLLIFDYEGVSKVSNGPDNILWIPPPQVSKATTMKTVLCDITSLVLSEMDEFAKTIQSIPTIDSPKASSWGPHRGPDLRRRPTDKLFHRKTMPALASTNGTSETAQGSTQSSPAPEDHETPTTFDEITRSIQLASRSSTTLGKPGSLPSSKEHSRDRLSVSGLSATDRTKNRIKGRSGVVIGTLFLQSGRWPDALKELVEAASNARASSDYVWHAKALESILLCLLMFAWAGMDFQVPPICYPVADKSSKASAAIVFDPTSSQSAGNRIISLQNLSNLLPDLANNILNLYTRAANITDEPLPQLVFSETVIRLSRLLVATRIRDGALDDNALKHIVMNEPLEPLVRPERPLGLTILRKNEIANFLFRALPFSAGSDLPATDAIPILIGVVSVLNALDLPRKKAFVLRELLSILVPALVTARKIGAAEVGIHPAAGLSSLSDTAFDINALDVGPGNMNRSMRSLLATIGEIYGVQSSSQIELGKRTSVGGNNSQSPDSITAITERAFRHIVLDRYGDLNLKIDVLKMCINSCEALPDFGGVLRFTVELLQTIRGDLMLSKSSYTAPCLQPDEQIRLLNNIKRTVGAANRLGVAGLEAEYWDDFLVRGVELLSLSDPKRPVRRSKSELDAVTATSEKSKKDPFLYNPFTKSANKASELLMVAGEHAAFQVTLQNPYEFEVEIERIRLESEGVPLDAVAEYILLPPLCLQDVTVYGIAQEEGTLKVTGCSVKVRYCRERSFPIFKDFWKPDIEAKFKRTGLAAKKPSVDRPLSWSSTFSKDGKPSTKKGPETFSCEVKVIRPQPSLVVESLSLSQSAVMILEGERSSFTITLRNTSSCDLDFILFTFQDSTTKQIQTALSNKDLLPIEVYELALKLTRPALQWRREGLNPSDYSIPAGQCATFTIDVVGNPGLQEATVQIDYCSIGVSYEALPDTFYTRQLFIPLTATVNASLEIARCDILPFSSDFAWSNDPNSASATLDSSDSASSDHFSTVLSNLARGTYGSDHCILLLDLRNAWPNPLSVALHVTDVPHESPDRAAAPTDGAGRYTLRETLQPGQTSRFVLVVPRVYIQNPHASIPSLNTGSKRQFVVSAHKLTFDAEAAAREAFWYREELLKRVSGSWKEALGNREGTIDLRNMRFTARMVDAFRLEDVETSFSLKPSFSGSAKNGVSDLVIQTGNSRYRVGTDEMLDLTVTVHNRSSRPIHPLLRLQPSLCNQPSNVALDLPRRLAWTGMLQQVLPVLNSGESTSTTVGVTILCRGEYEFGATVEELRLLRLPSETEGNKITSDDASTPIPYEEGFITDTFGADMAKKRRIWHARDTCVMTAHD; this is encoded by the exons ATGGGCGTTGACCCCCTCTCCCCCATCGCGCCAGCGCGCCTCAGAGCTTTGATACTTCCTGTGGGCAGGATCAAGCGTTCTCGTTTCCTCAGCTTTGCCGCGAGACTGCAAGCCGAAAATGTCGTCCGTTTGGGGGATATCAGCCCCGATGCGCGGCCCAATCGAA ACATGTTCTCTCCGCTAGCGTTCCCGACGGGCATTATCCTATATGACCTTTCGTTCTCCATGCCCCCTATATCGCACCTAGAACTGTATCCATTTGAAATATTTAGAGAGCCACTGGTGGTTCTTGCAATTGCCGACGGGACGGAGCTCACCGGCGATACAACCCAGACGGGTCCCGAATCGAGTACAGACAAGCCATCGAAGCCGAAAGGACTCGAACAACTTGAACAGGAACTCGATCTATTAAGAGAAAAGAATCCAAGGGCACTGGTACATCAGCTCCTCATATTTGACTACGAAGGGGTCAGCAAGGTCTCTAATGGCCCGGATAACATACTATGGATTCCGCCCCCGCAGGTTTCCAAAGCTACTACGATGAAGACTGTCCTGTGCGATATCACGTCTCTCGTCCTTTCTGAAATGGACGAATTTGCGAAGACAATTCAAAGTATACCAACCATTGATTCCCCGAAAGCCTCATCTTGGGGGCCACATCGCGGGCCAGATTTGCGCCGGCGTCCGACAGACAAGCTGTTTCATAGGAAGACAATGCCTGCGCTTGCAAGCACAAACGGCACTTCGGAGACTGCTCAAGGCTCGACCCAAAGTTCGCCGGCACCTGAAGATCATGAGACGCCGACAACATTCGACGAGATCACTCGTTCCATACAGCTGGCTAGTCGGTCCAGCACCACCCTAGGGAAACCAGGATCACTGCCATCATCCAAAGAACACAGTAGGGATCGCTTGTCAGTGAGCGGCTTGAGCGCAACAGATCGAACAAAAAATCGAATAAAGGGTCGCTCGGGTGTGGTGATAGGGACACTTTTTCTTCAATCTGGCCGGTGGCCGGATGCACTGAAGGAACTAGTTGAGGCCGCATCTAACGCTAGAGCAAGTAGCGATTATGTGTGGCATGCCAAAGCCCTCGAGTCAATTCTCCTCTGTTTACTGATGTTCGCCTGGGCTGGCATGGACTTTCAG GTTCCTCCAATCTGTTATCCTGTTGCGGACAAATCTTCTAAGGCATCGGCAGCAATCGTTTTCGATCCAACCTCGAGTCAATCAGCCGGGAATCGAATCATCTCTCTCCAAAATCTTTCAAACCTTCTACCGGACCTGGCAAACAATATTTTGAATTTATATACCCGCGCAGCCAATATCACAGATGAGCCTCTTCCCCAGCTCGTCTTCTCCGAGACGGTTATCCGTCTTTCAAGGTTATTAGTAGCCACACGCATCCGCGACGGGGCCTTGGATGACAACGCTTTGAAGCATATTGTAATGAATGAGCCGCTAGAGCCTCTCGTTCGGCCGGAGCGTCCTCTTGGTCTGACAATTCTTCGGAAGAACGAAATTGCAAACTTCCTGTTCCGTGCGTTGCCGTTTTCTGCTGGCTCGGATTTGCCTGCGACAGATGCCATACCTATCCTCATAGGCGTTGTCTCTGTCTTGAACGCGCTTGACCTGCCACGGAAAAAGGCATTTGTTCTGAGGGAGCTACTTTCTATCCTGGTTCCAGCTCTAGTAACAGCCCGCAAAATTGGGGCTGCAGAAGTGGGCATTCATCCTGCAGCGGGCTTATCATCTCTCAGTGATACTGCTTTCGACATAAATGCCCTTGATGTTGGCCCGGGGAATATGAACCGTAGCATGCGTTCGCTTCTCGCTACGATAGGAGAGATATACGGCGTGCAGTCTTCATCTCAAATTGAACTGGGGAAGCGAACGTCGGTTGGCGGCAATAATTCCCAGAGCCCGGACTCAATCACAGCAATCACCGAACGGGCCTTCCGGCACATTGTGCTGGATCGCTACGGTGATTTGAATCTTAAAATTGATGTTCTCAAGATGTGCATCAACTCATGTGAAGCGCTCCCAGATTTTGGTGGTGTCCTGCGGTTTACTgtcgagctcctccagaCGATTCGCGGGGATCTCATGCTCTCTAAATCTTCCTACACCGCACCTTGCCTGCAGCCTGATGAGCAGATCCGCCTACTGAACAATATCAAGCGAACTGTTGGTGCTGCCAACCGGCTTGGTGTAGCAGGCCTTGAAGCCGAATATTGGGACGACTTCTTGGTTCGGGGGGTTGAGTTGTTATCTTTATCTGATCCTAAGAGGCCTGTTCGTCGATCTAAGTCAGAGCTCGATGCTGTCACTGCGACGAGTGAGAAGTCCAAAAAGGATCCCTTCTTATACAACCCGTTCACGAAATCAGCGAATAAAGCTTCGGAGCTTCTCATGgttgctggagagcatgcaGCTTTCCAAGTCACTCTTCAGAACCCTTATGAATTTGAAGTCGAGATTGAACGGATACGCCTTGAGAGCGAGGGTGTACCCCTGGATGCTGTGGCGGAGTATATACTGCTTCCACCATTGTGTCTTCAAGATGTCACAGTGTACGGTATCGCACAAGAAGAGGGCACATTAAAGGTAACTGGTTGCTCTGTTAAAGTTCGATACTGCAGAGAGCGAAGCTTTCCTATATTTAAAGATTTCTGGAAGCCCGATATAGAAGCCAAGTTCAAACGCACCGGGTTAGCTGCTAAAAAGCCTTCTGTTGATCGTCCTTTATCCTGGAGCTCGACATTCTCCAAGGATGGAAAACCAAGCACAAAGAAAGGACCTGAAACGTTCTCCTGTGAGGTGAAGGTTATTCGGCCGCAGCCATCGCTCGTGGTCGAGTCATTGTCGTTGTCCCAATCTGCAGTTATGATTCTCGAGGGGGAGAGGTCATCTTTCACCATTACATTGCGTAATACATCATCTTGCGACCTGGATTTCATCTTGTTCACTTTTCAGGACTCAACGACTAAGCAAATACAGACAGCGCTGAGTAATAAGGACTTGCTGCCAATTGAAGTGTACGAGTTGGCCTTGAAGCTCACAAGGCCGGCCCTGCAATGGCGCAGAGAGGGATTGAACCCTAGTGATTACTCCATCCCAGCAGGACAGTGCGCAACGTTCACTATCGATGTTGTTGGAAACCCTGGGCTTCAGGAAGCTACCGTGCAGATCGACTATTGCAGCATTGGAGTATCTTATGAGGCACTACCTGACACCTTTTATACTAGACAGCTCTTTATCCCCCTTACCGCAACGGTAAACGCAAGTCTGGAGATTGCCCGTTGTGATATATTACCTTTCAGTAGCGATTTTGCATGGTCGAACGACCCGAATTCCGCCAGCGCGACGCTTGATTCTTCAGATTCCGCCAGCAGCGATCACTTCTCAACAGTGCTCTCTAATCTTGCCCGAGGAACATATGGCTCCGACCACTGCATActcctccttgaccttcgGAACGCTTGGCCCAATCCGCTCTCGGTGGCTTTACACGTTACGGATGTACCTCATGAGTCACCCGACAGGGCTGCCGCGCCTACTGACGGAGCCGGTCGATACACTCTCCGTGAGACCCTTCAACCCGGACAAACCTCTCGTTTCGTTCTCGTTGTACCGCGGGTTTACATCCAGAATCCTCATGCATCAATCCCCTCTCTGAATACGGGATCAAAAAGACAGTTTGTTGTCAGCGCGCATAAGCTCACGTTTGATGCTGAAGCGGCGGCGCGGGAGGCATTCTGGTATCGTGAAGAACTTCTCAAGAGAGTCAGCGGATCATGGAAGGAGGCTCTGGGCAATCGTGAAGGGACGATTGATTTAAGAAACATGCGCTTCACTGCGCGCATGGTGGACGCATTCAGGCTAGAGGACGTGgagacgagcttctcatTGAAGCCTTCATTCTCCGGTAGCGCCAAAAATGGCGTGTCCGACCTCGTAATCCAAACTGGGAATTCAAGATACAGAGTTGGAACCGATGAGATGTTGGATCTTACCGTTACTGTCCACAACCGCTCCTCCAGACCTATTCACCCCCTTCTGCGACTCCAGCCCAGCCTCTGCAACCAGCCAAGCAACGTTGCGCTTGACCTCCCCAGACGTCTTGCTTGGACAGGGATGCTGCAGCAGGTCCTTCCCGTGCTAAACAGCGGCGAAAGCACTAGTACTACCGTCGGCGTCACGATCCTCTGCCGAGGTGAGTACGAATTCGGCGCCACAGTTGAGGAACTACGACTGCTACGTCTCCCATCTGAAACTGAGGGGAACAAAATCACCTCGGATGATGCGTCTACACCCATACCGTACGAGGAAGGGTTTATCACGGACACCTTTGGCGCGGACATGGCGAAGAAACGACGGATCTGGCATGCCAGAGATACGTGTGTTATGACTGCTCATGATTAA
- a CDS encoding mannosylinositol phosphorylceramide synthase catalytic subunit surA (transcript_id=CADANIAT00007306), protein MRRGLLVFLVVNLLIVTFLIRSVSTLLSLLLEDASADAIHRAELPSPNSSLIEQRPQKIPKIIHQTYKNESIPEVWQEAQQSCIDLHPDYEYILWTNEKSRDFIAAEYPWFLDTFDNYKYPIQRADSIRYFVLAHYGGTYIDLDDGCNRRLDPLLSYPAWVRRTAPTGISNDAMGSVPQHPFFLRVIEMLQSYDRSWLLPYITVMYSTGPLFLSVIWKEYMAESPAEAARVRILMQDEYNRFSWSFFTHHVGNSWHGKDARLIFWMGQHWMLLTVAGFVLAGAVGLCLWWAYGRLLLLGAKYRYRYSKLPIPGLRLPSPSRRSRGMMPILLRRVSFKDEESGPTETSYEYVSRRD, encoded by the exons ATGCGGCGCGGTCTTTTGGTCTTTCTAGtcgtcaacctcctcatcgtTACGTTCCTCATTCGCAGCGTATCTACACTCCTGTCAttgttgctggaggatgCTTCGGCCGATGCAATTCACCGCGCGGAGCTTCCGTCGCCGAACTCGAGTTTGATTGAACAGCGACCCCAGAAGATTCCCAAGATTATCCACCAAACATACAAGAATGAGTCTATTCCTGAAGTCTGGCAGGAAGCCCAGCAAAGTTGCATCGACTTGCACCCAGATTACGAGTACATT CTTTGGACAAATGAGAAATCTCGCGACTTCATTGCAGCCGAATACCCCTGGTTCCTCGACACCTTTGATAACTACAAGTATCCCATTCAGCGTGCGGATTCGATCCGCTACTTCGTTTTAGCTCACTACGGTGGCACCTATATTGATCTTGATGAT GGTTGCAACCGCCGCTTAGATCCTCTCTTGTCATACCCTGCGTGGGTTCGTCGCACCGCTCCCACAGGTATTTCTAACGACGCCATGGGATCTGTTCCTCAACACCCGTTCTTTCTCCGCGTGATAGAAATGCTGCAATCGTACGACCGTAGCTGGCTTCTCCCGTACATTACAGTCATGTACTCGACCGGTCCGCTTTTCTTATCCGTGATTTGGAAAGAATACATGGCAGAGAGTCCTGCCGAAGCGGCGCGTGTCCGTATACTCATGCAGGATGAATACAACCGGTTCTCCTGGAGTTTCTTTACCCACCATGTGGGCAACAGCTGGCACGGAAAGGATGCCAGGTTGATCTTCTGGATGGGACAGCACTGGATGCTCTTGACCGTCGCCGGATTTGTACTTGCCGGCGCGGTTGGATTGTGTTTGTGGTGGGCTTACGGGCGGTTACTCCTCCTCGGTGCCAAGTACCGCTATCGGTATAGCAAGCTCCCAATCCCAGGTCTTCGCTTACCTTCCCCGTCGCGTCGCTCGCGTGGCATGATGCCCATTTTACTCCGCCGGGTTAGCTTCAAAGATGAAGAATCAGGCCCTACCGAAACTTCTTACGAATACGTCAGCCGACGCGACTGA
- a CDS encoding uncharacterized protein (transcript_id=CADANIAT00007307), whose amino-acid sequence MKFNTLILPFLAATLAGASPCQPAPPSNSPSTTVTPAQILAIAPKSQSCANATDFVSECATASQAAPALSAAFKKYGLTNKAEQAAVLGIIAFESGEFRYNKNHFPSPGVEGKGTRNMQSVDFNKKYAASIPEIADRFEEIQDQPGPVLDLLLEDPVRDFGSGVWFLTTQCEESVREGLRNNGEQGWEGFIVDCVGTDANDERKGYWTSAVKALGA is encoded by the exons ATGAAATTCAACACACTCATCCTCCCCTTCCTGGCAGCAACCCTAGCAGGTGCCTCCCCCTGCCAGCCAGCTCCACCGTCAAACTCCCCTTCAACAACCGTAACACCGGCCCAAATTCTCGCGATAGCACCGAAGTCTCAATCTTGCGCCAACGCTACCGACTTTGTGTCCGAATGTGCTACCGCATCCCAGGCTGCACCTGCTCTTTCCGCAGCCTTCAAGAAGTATGGCCTTACAAACAAGGCGGAGCAGGCTGCTGTGCTGGGCATCATTGCCTTTGAGAGCGGCGAGTTTCGCTACAATAAAAACCATTTCCCTTCGCCAGGGGTGGAGGGAAAAGGGA CGCGCAACATGCAATCCGTCGACTTCAACAAGAAATACGCGGCCTCTATTCCGGAAATAGCTGACCGCTTCGAAGAAATCCAGGATCAGCCGGGTCCGGTTCTGGACCTCCTACTGGAAGACCCAGTGAGGGACTTTGGTTCGGGGGTTTGGTTTCTGACTACGCAGTGTGAGGAGAGCGTGAGGGAAGGGCTTCGCAACAATGGAGAGCAAGGCTGGGAAGGGTTTATTGTTGACTGCGTGGGAACAGATGCGAACGACGAGCGGAAGGGATACTGGACTAGTGCTGTTAAGGCTTTGGGGGCTTAG
- the his3 gene encoding imidazoleglycerol-phosphate dehydratase HIS3 (transcript_id=CADANIAT00007308) — protein MPLPARTASLSRNTNETKIQVSLSLDGGVLPPYEPSSHFPVPTDPLEAEAAKKGIVPNKDAAHATQFTPTQQITISTGIGFLDHMLHALAKHSGWSLAIRAKGDLYIDDHHTTEDTFLALGTAFTTALGARQSLARFGRGDAPLDEALSWAVIDLSSRPWAVINIGFKREKIGDLSTEMITHGLQSFAQAAGVTLHIGCTYGDNDHHRAESAFKALAVAIRAACARRVEGEVGAGDVVSTKGVL, from the exons ATGCCCCTTCCTGCCCGCACAGCATCGCTCTCGCGAAACACCAACGAGACCAAAATCCAggtctctctctctctagATGGCGGCGTTCTCCCTCCCTACGAACCCTCCTCTCACTTTCCCGTACCTACCGACCCTcttgaagccgaagctgccaAGAAGGGCATCGTCCCAAATAAAGATGCCGCACACGCAACGCAGTTCACGCCGACGCAACAAATCACTATCAGCACGGGAATTGGGTTCCTAGACCATATGCTGCACGCACTTGCGAAGCACTCGGGGTGGAGCTTGGCCATCAGGGCCAAGGGAGACTTATACA TCGACGATCACCACACAACTGAAGACacttttcttgctcttggtACCGCATTTACTACCGCCCTAGGAGCCCGGCAATCCCTCGCGCGATTCGGCCGTGGCGATGCCCCTCTGGACGAGGCTCTCTCGTGGGCAGTCATTGATCTCTCTAGCCGGCCATGGGCAGTCATCAACATTGGCTTCAAACGCGAAAAGATCGGCGACCTCAGCACGGAGATGATTACGCACGGTCTGCAGAGCTTTGCGCAGGCGGCTGGTGTTACCCTTCACATTGGCTGCACCTACGGCGACAATGACCATCACCGGGCGGAGAGCGCGTTCAAGGCACTGGCTGTTGCTATTAGGGCGGCTTGTGCGCGGAGGGTTGAGGGCGAAGTCGGTGCCGGTGATGTGGTCAGCACCAAAGGTGTGCTCTAA
- a CDS encoding uncharacterized protein (transcript_id=CADANIAT00007309) — MPPPSSQRADVEPPEEITSEAVRGFLAGAFRFGSVSILAHMIMILPHPFKFSPNTSGPPQHMQEHGQRPPGPSPFSKDYIRSRLFYRPLEGFSEWLSPTSKIYRGLTLQFKVFLQIAAMTLGGCIWAEHRVNAYINNIRKVKRAERLQAQREARFQE; from the exons ATGCCTCCCCCTTCCTCGCAAAGAGCGGATGTTGAGCCGCCAGAAGAGATCACGTCTGAGGCCGTTCGTGGGTTCTTAGCGGGTGCTTTTCGG TTCGGTTCGGTTTCTATTCTCGCACATATGATCATGATTCTCCCTCATCCTTTCAAATTCTCGCCCAACACATCAGGCCCTCCGCAGCATATGCAGGAACACGGCCAGCGGCCGCCAGGCCCATCACCCTTTTCCAAGGATTACATTCGGTCGAGGCTGTTCTACCGCCCACTGGAGGGTTTCTCAGAGTGGCTCTCCCCCACATCTAAGATCTACAGGGGGTTGACACTGCAATTCAAGGTCTTTCTTCAGATCGCAGCCATGACTCTAGGTGGATGTATTTGGGCTGAACACAGGGTCAATGCCTATATAAACAACATCCGAAAAGTGAAGCGCGCGGAGCGCTTGCAGGCGCAACGAGAGGCTCGGTTTCAGGAATAA